From the genome of Arvicola amphibius chromosome 9, mArvAmp1.2, whole genome shotgun sequence, one region includes:
- the LOC119823806 gene encoding E3 ubiquitin-protein ligase TRIM31-like, giving the protein MASLKRASKLREDVICPICKEILRDPVISDCGHNFCLLCINQVGKTTENLQCPLCKLPVNKNMLRPNKQLASLAEKIQAMDPAEVQPEEETRCRKHKEKYHYFCEEDKEFLCLVCRDSKDHKTHEVTLIDEAVQNYKVQIETQLRDLGQMEKEIIKEKKEGEGAIQVFRAQVHLEKLKILEEFKHVRQRLDEEERFLLSRLSWLEQEGVKLIEEYVSVTEGQLTTLRNLTRSLKNRLQASSMKLLEVIKSTYLHRTREFEFHNPTPVPMNLEKKINDAKARHESIIESLNKLTDNLKTEGKEDKSTFLNSLSKEDQENWCLSHKNNSKLPTSVPVTLDSTSADPNLTFSQDLKKASLYLVDSTLNTQAKPRQFYPFHCVRGSPGLSSGRVLWEVEIQGPPGRAGIVGVVAELPQGSQIQNSESCCLWALKISSSGCQSITNFSIQENLLISLRKVGVFVDYDRGDVVFYDAISNKHIYTFQTSFDRQLFPLFGLLNARSSITLSL; this is encoded by the exons ATGGCAAGCCTAAAGCGGGCCAGCAAACTACGggaggatgtgatctgccccatcTGCAAGGAAATTCTACGGGATCCTGTCATCTCTGACTGTGGGCACAACTTCTGCCTGCTATGCATCAATCAAGTTGGGAAAACTACAGAAAACCTCCAATGTCCCCTCTGCAAACTCCCTGTGAATAAGAATATGTTGAGGCCCAATAAGCAGTTGGCTAGTCTTGCAGAGAAAATCCAGGCAATGGATCCTGCTGAAGTCCAACCAGAAGAAGAGACAAGATGTCGGAAGCACAAGGAAAAGTACCATTACTTCTGTGAGGAGGATAAAGAGTTCCTCTGCTTGGTTTGTCGTGACTCCAAGGACCACAAAACCCATGAAGTTACCTTGATAGATGAGGCTGTCCAGAACTACAAG GTGCAGATTGAGACACAGCTCCGGGATTTGGGGCAAATGGAGAAGgaaataattaaagagaaaaaggaaggtgaAGGAGCAATCCAGGTGTTCAGG GCCCAGGTGCATCTAGAGAAACTAAAGATCCTTGAGGAATTTAAACATGTGCGCCAGAGACTGGACGAGGAAGAGAGATTCCTCCTGTCCAGGCTGAGCTGGCTGGAGCAGGAGGGAGTCAAGCTGATAGAAGAGTATGTCTCTGTCACAGAGGGACAGCTTACCACCCTCAGAAACCTCACAAGGTCCCTGAAAAATAGGCTACAAGCGTCATCCATGAAGCTACTGGAGGTCA TCAAATCAACATATCTTCACAGGACTAGAGAATTTGAGTTTCACAACCCAACCCCAGTTCCTATGAacctggagaaaaaaattaatgatgcAAAAGCAAGACACGAGTCCATCATAGAAAGCCTGAACAAATTAACAg ACAACCTGAAGACTGAGGGGAAGGAAGATAAAAGCACATTCCTGAACAGCCTGAGTAAAGAGGACCAGGAGAACT GGTGCCTGTCACATAAGAATAATTCAAAGTTGCCCACCTCAG TACCTGTGACCCTGGACTCGACCTCAGCTGACCCAAACCTCACCTTCTCTCAGGATCTAAAGAAAGCAAGCTTGTACCTTGTCGACAGCACATTGAATACGCAGGCAAAACCTCGACAATTCTATCCTTTCCACTGTGTGAGGGGCTCCCCAGGCCTCTCCTCAGGCCGTGTGTTGTGGGAGGTGGAAATCCAGGGACCCCCAGGTAGGGCTGGCATAGTGGGCGTGGTTGCCGAGTTGCCTCAGGGGTCCCAGATTCAGAACTCTGAGTCATGCTGCTTGTGGGCACTGAAGATCTCGTCCTCTGGATGTCAGTCAATCACCAACTTCAGTATCCAGGAGAATCTCCTAATCAGTCTTAGGAAAGTGGGTGTCTTTGTGGATTATGATCGTGGAGATGTTGTCTTCTATGATGCCATCAGTAACAAACACATCTACACCTTCCAAACTTCCTTTGACAGACAGCTCTTCCCCCTTTTTGGGCTCCTAAATGCCCGCAGCTCTATCACCTTGAGCCTCTAG